TGAGTCAAATAACTCTTTAGTTCCATAAGATTTATCAAATGTAGAAACATATGCTATTTCACCATCAATTTGCTCATCAACAAAAACATCTAAATCAAAAGTTTTATTTTTTGTTAGAACTCTTACTTTCTCATTTACTTGTAAGTTTAATCTATCAAAGAGTTTTTGAGATACATAAATACCAGTTTTTGCTTTTTGCTTAAACTCATGGGATTTTGCTACAAATTCATTAAATAAATTCATAGGATTTGCTTTATAAATAATAAATTCATCATCATGAACTTGTACATCTAAAATCTCTGTTCTTTCAAATATATCATTTACCTTGGTATCTAAATTTTGCAATTCATAACCTCTATGCTCATTTGCATCATTTGAAAAATAGTTTGTTAAAGAATCAAACTCTACTTGTTTAAATCCGCTTGAAAGTGGAAGTTTTACAGTGTAATCAATTGTATTTTCTTGTTTAATTCCTAACAACTCATTTGCAATATCATTTAATACATAACCATTATAAGGTAAAGCAGCATTTGTAGAAATAACTCTTTTATCAATATTTACAAATGTTCCCTCTTGTTGATTTAGTGCTGGCATATCTAAATTACCATCACCTAAAGCACTTAATTGATAATCGGCTTTTTCATTGTATCCAATAGTAAAGCCCTCTTGTTTTTCATCTAATTGACAAATTAAACTAACACCTAAGGTATTTGTTTTAGTAGGGATAATTACAATTTCAAACTTAGTATATTTTTCAATCATTGCACAAAGTTTTGCTAAAGTTTTATAATTTGGATGAGTTATTATATCTTCTCCAATAATTAGTGAAAACTTATCTTTTTTAACAAGCATAGAATCAATTAAATCATAAAAGTTTTCATCAAGCCCTACTTCATCTAGAAGTTTTGAGTAGATATACTCTACTTCTTTTTCTTCTTTTTTTGTTACTAACTTTTTAAGCTCTTTTTCTTCACCACTATCTTCATCTAAGACTTTTTCTATTACTTGTTCTTTTTTTGTTTCAACAATAGTTTTAACTCTTTTTTCTTTTAAAGATTCAATGTATTTCTTAATATCTTCAGGTAAATTTTCATCTGCAAAGATGTCTAAAAGAAGATATAAAACAGCCTCTTCTTTTAAAGGTTGATGATATATAAACTCTGTTGTTTTACCTTTTTTACCAATCTTTTCCATAATTGGATCAGCAATTGGATGAAAATATAATCCTGAACCTTTATTTAATATAATAGAGTTATTAAAAGCATATCTTGCATGTGGCAAGTCATGTTTTAAAAATGAACCAATAGATACTACAAAATTTGAATCATGAACATCTTTTAGTGTTGAACCGTATAAAGACTTTCCACTTACTAAACTATACTCTTTTAAAAATCTTTGATATTTAAAAGCATCATCATTTACTAACTTAAAGTTATACTCTTCTTTTAACTTTTGTAAAATCAATGCTTCTTCATTTGTAATAAATGAGTTAAATTTTATAGTTTTTGCTTTTTTAAATGCATCAAGTGCTTCAATAAAAGCTTTTTCATCTTTTTGTTTTATTTCATTTTCAAAATCATATGCAAATCTTGCCGCTCCATTTAATGT
The window above is part of the Malaciobacter marinus genome. Proteins encoded here:
- a CDS encoding NADH-quinone oxidoreductase subunit G → MSDLISLDIDGKLCKAKEGESLLNIARANGIFVPAICYLTRCSPTLACRLCLVEADGKQVYACNAKAKDGMQVKTTTENIAKERRAVMEVYDVNHPLQCGVCDQSGECELQNYTLYMKVDSQSYSIKDVPRPTQHWGVMNYDPGLCIVCEKCVTVCKDMIGSSALSTVKRGSDAISKTFKDSMPKDAYSMWNKLNKSLIGFDESSCTDCGECISVCPVGALVSNDFQYKSNAWELTKIPASNPHSSDCALMYYERKHESVQNHDKLKIYRVTNDHHYVTLNGAARFAYDFENEIKQKDEKAFIEALDAFKKAKTIKFNSFITNEEALILQKLKEEYNFKLVNDDAFKYQRFLKEYSLVSGKSLYGSTLKDVHDSNFVVSIGSFLKHDLPHARYAFNNSIILNKGSGLYFHPIADPIMEKIGKKGKTTEFIYHQPLKEEAVLYLLLDIFADENLPEDIKKYIESLKEKRVKTIVETKKEQVIEKVLDEDSGEEKELKKLVTKKEEKEVEYIYSKLLDEVGLDENFYDLIDSMLVKKDKFSLIIGEDIITHPNYKTLAKLCAMIEKYTKFEIVIIPTKTNTLGVSLICQLDEKQEGFTIGYNEKADYQLSALGDGNLDMPALNQQEGTFVNIDKRVISTNAALPYNGYVLNDIANELLGIKQENTIDYTVKLPLSSGFKQVEFDSLTNYFSNDANEHRGYELQNLDTKVNDIFERTEILDVQVHDDEFIIYKANPMNLFNEFVAKSHEFKQKAKTGIYVSQKLFDRLNLQVNEKVRVLTKNKTFDLDVFVDEQIDGEIAYVSTFDKSYGTKELFDSYRFIRASLTKA